The sequence CTCCTGGCCTTGGGCCAGCGCGACGTAAGCCTTCTTCCAGTTGTTGCGGCGACCCATGAAGCGGCCCGCGCGCTTTTCCTTGCCGCGCACGTTGACGATGCTGACCGACTTCACCTGCGTGCTGAACATCATCTCGACCGCCGCCTTGATCTCCGGCTTGGTCGCGTCGCTGCACACGCGAAACACGTACTGGTTGCGCTTCTCGCCGACCATGGTGCTCTTCTCCGAGATCACCGGAGCGAGCAGCACCTGCATCAGGCGCTCTTCGCGCTTGCCGAAAGTGGTGGTTGCCTGGCTCATGCGAACATCTCCTCGATCTTGGCCACGGCGCCGCGGGTCACGATCACGTGGTCGGCGCGGATCAGACTGACCGGATCGGCTCCGGCCACCGACACGACGTCGACGAATGGCAGATTGCGGGACGCCAGCCCGAGGTTCTCGTCGAGCGCGTCGGTGATGATGAGGACGCTGGCGAGCCCCATGCCCTTGAGCTTCTGGGCGAGCAGCTTGGTCTTCGGCGCCTCGAGCGTGAAGCTCTCGACGACCGCCAGACGCTCTTCGCGCGCGAGCTGCGAGAAGATCGACGAAAGGCCCGCGCGGTACATCTTGCGGTTGAGCTTATGGCTGAAATTCTCGTCCGGCCGATTCGGGAAAATGCGACCGCCGCCACGCCACAGCGGGCTGGACGTCATACCGGCGCGCGCGCGGCCGGTTCCTTTCTGGTTCCACGGCTTCTTGGTCGAGTGCCTGACTTCGCCGCGATCCTTCTGCGAGCGGGTGCCCTGACGCCCGTTGGCCATGAAGGCCGTCACCACCTGGTGCACGAGCGCTTCGTTGTACTCGCGGCCGAAAGCCGCGTCCGAAGCGTTCACCGAAGAGGTCGACTGGCCTTGCTCGTTGATGATCTTGAGTTCCATTCAGCCCCCTTTATTTGCCCTTG is a genomic window of Burkholderiales bacterium containing:
- the rplD gene encoding 50S ribosomal protein L4, which gives rise to MELKIINEQGQSTSSVNASDAAFGREYNEALVHQVVTAFMANGRQGTRSQKDRGEVRHSTKKPWNQKGTGRARAGMTSSPLWRGGGRIFPNRPDENFSHKLNRKMYRAGLSSIFSQLAREERLAVVESFTLEAPKTKLLAQKLKGMGLASVLIITDALDENLGLASRNLPFVDVVSVAGADPVSLIRADHVIVTRGAVAKIEEMFA
- the rplW gene encoding 50S ribosomal protein L23 — translated: MSQATTTFGKREERLMQVLLAPVISEKSTMVGEKRNQYVFRVCSDATKPEIKAAVEMMFSTQVKSVSIVNVRGKEKRAGRFMGRRNNWKKAYVALAQGQEITFAEGENK